Sequence from the Microbacterium faecale genome:
GGGGTTGAGTATCGGGCTGCTGAGCTACAACGCGGTCGGGCCGCGCGAATCGTGGGCGACCCCCTCGAAGGCCGGCGCCGCCTACGTGCGGATCCACGCGCATTACGACGTCGAGATGGCGTCGCCGGGGAGCCCTCCGACCGAGTTCACGGCGATCGACGCCGAGACGCTGAGCGCGATGTGCGCGGACATCCGCGAACTGAAGGAGCGCGTCGACGTCGTGGCGGTGAGCCTGCACAAGGGCCTCGTGTTCGAGCGCGCTCGGCTCGCTCAGTACGAACGCCCCCTCGCCTATGCGGCGATCGACGCCGGCGCGGACGTCGTGATCGGCCACCACGCTCACATCCTGCGCGGGGTCGAGGTGTACAAGGGGCGGCCGATCTTCCACGGCGTGAACCACTTCGTCACGGCATACCCGGACTCGGCGAACCCGCAGTCTTCGGCGTCGCGGGCGCGTACGCGCCCGACCCGGTCGCCGATCCTCTCGCTCGTGGATCCGGATCGCGACGTGCAGAACTTCCCCTTCTCGCGCGACGCACGCCAGACGATGATCGCGACCGTCGAGGTCGACGCGAGCGGTGTTGCGCGAGCCGGCTTCGTGCCGTGCTGGATCGACGAGAACGCGCGCACGCACGTCGCGCACGGCGAGCGCGGCGCCCAGATCGTGCAGTACGTCAGAGACATCACCACCGAGGCAGGGCTCGCCGCAGACATCGAATGGGATGGTGCGCGCGCCGCCTTCTTCACCCGTTGAAAGGAAACAAAGATGTTCCACCGTCACACGGGCCGCAGGGCCCTGATCACTGCCGTGCTTGTCACGGGCGGACTTGTCGTCAGCGGATGCGCGGCCGACGACGCCCCCGCACCCGATGATCCGGCCGCAGCAGCTGCCGGCGGCGACCTAAATATCCAGTACTTCGGTGATGTCGTCACGCTCGATCCCGCGCTATCCGGCCAGGGCCCGAGCGCCAACATCATCGCCTTCGCGTACGACCCGCTCATCTACATGACCCCGCAGGGCGACTACATCCCTGACCTCGCCGTCGAGTGGGGATACGCCGACGACGAGAACACGGTCTTCGAGTTCACCCTTCGCGACGGGGTGACCTTCGCGGGCGGCGCCGACCTCGACGCGGACGCAGCGGTCGCCTCGATGGAGTATTTCCTTAGCTCGGGAGGCGGAGCCGTCGCGGAGGTCGGCGAGATCGACACGGTCGAGGCGATTGATGACGCCACCGTGCGCATCACGTACGCCGAACCGTTCCCCCACGCACCGTGGACGCTGTCGCAGTACATCAAGTTCGGCAGCATCATCGGGCCGGACGGCCTCGAGGATCCCTCAACGCTCTCGACCGAGATGGACGGTGCGGGGCAGTACATCTTCAACGCCGACGAATCGGTCTCGAACGCCACCTACGTCTTCGACAGGAACCCCGACTACTGGAACCCCGAGGCGCAGATGTACGAGCGCGTCACGGTGCAGGCGATCACCGACGAGAACGCCGCCCTGTCGGCGATCCAGACGGGCCAGGTCGACTACACGCTCGGGGCCCCGGGAACCCTCGACGCCGCGGAGGCCGCCGGAATCGAGGTGCTCCAGGTGCCCTTCTTCAACTGGGGCATTCACATTGCCGACCGCAGTGGCGACCTTGTGCCGGCGCTCGAGGATCCGCAGGTGCGCGAGGCGATCGCGCTCTCCATCGATCGGCAGGCGATCGTCGACGCGATCGCGCCGAAGACCGCGCAGCCGAGCAGCCAGATCATGAACGAAGGCGCAATCGGTTTCGTCGACGGCCTCGAGTACCCCTACGACCCGGATCGCGCGCGCGAGCTGCTCGCGGACGCCGGATACGCGGACGGATTCTCGATGCCGATCCTCTCGACGAACGCGCTCGACCAGAACGCGATCCGTGCGCAGGCGATCGTGAGCTACCTCGAGGACATCGGCATCGACGTCGAGCTGACGGCGGACTCCACGGGTGTGTCGGGATTCGTCGAGAAGGCGCAGTCCGGTGAGTATGCGGCCACGATCTTCCCGATGAGCGGAACGACAATGGGTCTGCTGTACCAGACGCTCAGATCGGGTCCGCGCAATCCGTCCGCCACGCTCGATGACGAGATGGAATCCCTGTTCGACGAGTCGGTGACGCTCGACGACGAGGCGCGCCTTTCCCTGTACGAGCAGATGAGTGAGCGTGCCTATGAGACCGCGTGGCACATCCCGGTCTTCACGGCGAACGACCTGCACTACGTCGGGTCGGACCTGGCCGGGGTCGAGGTCACGAACCTCAATCCGATCCCGATCACGGTCGCCCCGGACCCGGGCTTCGCCTGGCACCCGGCCGGGTGAGCCCGACCCGAAACGGGTCTTGTCGAATATCATAGCCAATGATATTCTTCACAATCAGTTACGACAGTAATTCAACGTGTTTAGCAAAGGAGCTGAGCCGATGGTCGCGGTCCTCGCGAGGCGTGTGCTCATGGCGATTCCCATCCTGGTGATCGTCTCGGTCGTCATGTTCATCCTGTCCTCGATCGTCCCGGGCGATCAGGCGCGGACGATCCTGGGAGAGAACGCCACCCCACAGGCGGTCGCCGCGCTGCGTGAGCAGATGGGACTCGATCTGCCGCTCTACCTGCAGTACCTGAACTGGGCGTGGGACGCGGTGCGCGGCGACCTCGGCGCATCGATCTACAGCGGGCAGTCGGTCGTCACGATCGTCGGTGCGCGCTTCCCCGTCACCGGGTCGCTCATGCTGCTGGCGACGATCACGATCGCCGTCGTGGGCGGCGGGCTCGGCTTGATGAGCGCGCTGCGCGGTGGCTGGGTCGGTCGCATGCTCGACACGGCCTCGCTCGTCGGGCTCGCGGTGCCGAGCTTCGCCATCGCGATCCTGCTCGTGTCGGTGTTCGCCGTGACCGTGCGGATCTTTCCCGCGACCGGCTACGTCGCGTTCTCCGACGACCCCGTCGGATGGCTGTGGGCGCTCGTGCTCCCCGTGTTCGCGCTGAGTCTCGGGGGAACCACGCTCGTCGCCAAGCAGATGCGCGACTCGGTGCTCGACGCGCTCAGCCGCGACTACGTGCGGATGATGCGAGCGAACGGGATCCCCGAGCGGTCGATCATCTTCCGGCACGTCGTCAAGAACGCATCGATTCCGTCGATGACGATCGTCGGCGTCGGGGCTGTCGCCTGTCTCACGTCGACGGTCTTCGTCGAGAACGTCTTCGTGCTACCGGGGCTCGGCACGCTCGCGACGCAGTCGACGCTGAACCACGACCTGCCGGTGCTGCTCGGACTCGGCGTCTTCTTCACCCTGATGGTCATCGCGATCAACCTCGTGGTCGACGTGATGTACGGGGTGCTCAACCCGAAGGTGAGGATCTCATGACGGCACGTCGGCAGGGTTCGCCCCGCGTCTTCCGCGGCACGGGCCGCAATCTCTTCGCGGCCACGATCCGCAAGCCCCTCGGCGCGGTCTCGCTCGTCTACCTCGCGATCGTCGTCGCCGCGACCGTCGCGGCGCCGTGGCTCGCGCCCCACGACCCGCTCCAGCAGCGTCTGGACAGCGTCCGGCTCGGGCCGTCCGCCGAGTTCCTGCTCGGCACGGACGCGCTCGGACGGGACATCCTCAGCCGTCTGCTGCACGGCGGACAGGAGACGATGATCGGCGTGGCGCAGGCGCTCATCGTCGCCCTCGCGCTCGCGATCCCGCTCGGCATCGCCGCCGGCTTCCTCGGCGGGTGGGTCGATCGCCTCGTGATGCGCGTCGTGGACGTGACGATGGCGGTGCCGGGCATCATCGTCACGCTCGCCGTGCTTGCGATCTTCGCCAACAGCATGACGGCGGCGATGGTCACCTTCGGCGCGCTCGCGAGCGGCGCGGTCATCCGCGTGATCCGCAGCTCGGTGCTCGGCGTGCGCGAGGAGCTCTACATCGACGCGTCGCGCACGATCGGTCTGACGAACCCCCAGATCCTCGTGCGGCACGTGCTGCCGCGCACCCTCGGCGTCATCATCGTGCAGACCGCGCTGCTGGCCGCGATCGCCCTCGGCGTGCAGACGGGTCTCGCCTTCCTCGGCTTCGGTCCGCCGCCGCCCTCGCCGACATGGGGCGGCATGGTCGGCGAGGCCTCCACGATGCTGCAGCTGCACATGTGGATGATCTTCCCGACAGCGGGCATCATCACGATCACGACGCTGGCGTTCGGTCTGCTCGGCGACGCCGTGCGCGACGCGAACGCCGAGCGATTCACCGGCGGACCGCGGGCGCACCACCGCGAAGAGGCCGCGACGCGCACGATCGCGCCCGCCGGATCCCGCGACGAACGGGCGCTGCTGTCGGTGCGCGGCCTCACGGTCGCGTTCGGAACGCGGACCGCGGAGACCGTCGTCCTCGACGGGGTGGACTTCGACGTCCATCCGGGCGAGACGGTCGGGCTCGTCGGCGAGTCCGGATCCGGCAAGACGGTCACGGCGCTCGCGGTGCTGGGGCTGCTCGCCGCGGGTGGCCGCATCGTGTCGGGCGAGATCTGGTTCGACGGCGAGGACATCTCCGGATACTCGCGAGCGCAGTACCGCAAGCTCCGCGGCAAGGAGATCGCGCTGATCTCACAAGAGCCGATGGTGGCCCTGGATCCCGCGTTCCGCGTGGGGTTCCAGGTCGCCGAGGCGGTGCGCTCCCACGAGCGCTGCTCCCCGGCCGCGGCGAAGAAGCGGGCGCTCGAGCTGCTCGCCGACGTGCGCCTGCCGGATCCGCGCGCGGTGGCGAAGCTCTACCCTCATCAGCTCTCCGGCGGGATGGCGCAGCGCGTGTCGATCGCGATCGCGTTGGCCGGCCGCCCTCGCCTGCTCGTCGCGGACGAGCCGACGACCGCCCTCGACGTCACGGTGCAGGCCGAGATCCTCGACCTGCTGCGCCAGCTGCAGCGAGACACCGAGATGTCCATCATGTTCGTGACGCACGACTGGGGGGTCGTCGCGGACATCTGCGACCGGGCCGTCGTGATGTACGCGGGCCAGGTCGTCGAACGTGCGACCGTGCGCGAGGTGTTCGCGGATCCGCTGCACCCCTACACGCAGGGCCTGCGGTCGTCGAGTCCGCATCACGCGCGTCGCGGCGAGCCCATGCCGGCGATCGGCGGGATGGTGCCGCCGCCCACCGACTGGCCGACCGGGTGCCACTTCGCGCCGCGCTGTCCGGTCGCGACGGCGGCCTGCCGCGAGTCGCGCATCGAGGAGCGCGTGTTCGACCACGGGCGCACCGGGCGATGCATCCGCATCCCCGCCGAAGGCACACACGAAGGACGAAATGCGGTGATGACGCGATGACGACCCCCCTGCTCGACGTCGACGACCTCTCGGTCGAGTATCGACGCGGCCGCAAGCGGACGATGGCGGTCCGCGACGTGTCCTTCACGATCGGCGAGGGCGAGACGCTCGGCCTGGTCGGCGAGTCCGGATCCGGGAAGTCCACGATCGGCAAGGCCATCCTCGGGCTCGTGGCCGCGCACCGCGGCACGATCCGCTTCGCCGGGCGGGACATCACGCACCTTCCGCGCACGGAGCGCAACGCCCTCACGAGCGACATCCAGGTCGTGTACCAGGATCCGTACAGCTCGCTCGACCCCACCAAGCCGATCGGCTACACGTTGGCCGAGCCGATTCAGGTGCACGATCCGGGGCCGCGGGAGCAGGTCGCCGAGCGCGTCCTCGCGATGCTGCGTCGCGTCGGGCTGGGCGAGGACGCGGCGACGCGATACCCGGCGCAGTTCTCCGGCGGGCAGCGGCAGCGGATCGCCGTCGCCCGCGCGCTGATCCTCTCGCCCAAGCTCGTCGTCTGCGATGAGCCCGTGAGCGCGCTCGACCTCTCGATCCAGGCCGAGGTCATCAACCTCATGGCGGGGCTGCAGCGCGAGAGCGGCGCGAGCTTCCTGTTCATCTCGCACGACCTCTCGATCGTGCACCACATCTCCGACCGCCTCGTCGTGCTGAAGGACGGCCAGATCGTCGAGCAGGGCGACGCAGCCGAGATCTACCGGGCGCCGGAAGACGACTACACGAAACGACTCATCGCGGCGGCGCCCGTGCCCGATCCGGACGAGCAGGCACGCCGGAACGCGGCCCGGCTGGGGCAGGCCCCGCGGCGGCAGAGCGAGGAAACGGTGCTCAGCGCGCCGTGACACGGGCGGCGAAGGCAGAGACCGAAGGACACAACGAGAGGGAGAGCTGTGCCGATTCAGAAGATCGCTGACGCGGAGCTGTGGTTCGACGAGTACGGAGACGACGATGCGCGAGAGACCGTCATCTCCTCCGCCATGGGCTTCGCGGGCGTGGGATATCCCGAGGGCCTCGCCGAGGCGCCGTCCCGGTACAAGGTCTATACCGTGCAGGCGCGGGGCTTCGGGCGCTCGACGCGGCCGACCCGGCCGCCGAGCGAGGGCTGGCTCGCCCAGTGGGCGGACGACGTCGTGGCCTTCGCCGACGCGCGCGGGATCGACCGCTTCATCTACACCGGAGCCTCGCACGGCGCCGGCATCGGGTGGTACATCGCGATGCGCCGTCCCGAGCGGCTCAAGGCGTTCGTCTCGGTGGTCGGCGCGCCGCACGACCGGTACGGCGTGACCGATTCCTCCGAGGGGCGCCGCGCGGTGATCGAGGCGCGCATGAACGGCGACGTCGACACCGTGCGCGGTCAGCTCGAGGTGCTCGGCGGGTGGCTGCACCCGGACGAGACCGAGCGCCGCGCGCGCCGCGACGCCTTCCTCGACGGCGCCGTCGCGGCGACGATGGAGCGCGACGACGACGAGTCCCGCATCAACCAGGGCATGCCGTTTCCCGAGGCCAAGACGAACGAGGCGCTCGCCGAGATCCTCAAGCAGGTGCGCGTGCCGACCCTGATGCTCGCCGGGATGCGCGACGGCATCGTGTCGCCGGAGGCCTCGCTGCGCGCGGTGATGAGCGTGCGCGACGCGAAGGCGGTGTTCTTCGAGAGCGAGGGGCACTTCATGACCCAGGAGGTGCCGGAGCGCCTCATCCGCGAGGTGGCGCTGTTCGTCGACGAGATCAACGGGCGCGCCGAGCCCACAGCACGTCATGACACAGACCGAACGAAGGTGGACACGATATGACGAACAATCGACCGAAGCGACCCGGATCGCGCGCCCGCAGAGCAGCGGCGATCGTGACGGCCATCGGAGTGGGCGCGGCGCTCGCCGCCTGCGCGCCCTCCGCTGAGGGAGACTCGGCGCCGGATCCCGCCGCCGGCGCGAGCGAGCGCGGTGATGAGCTCGCCCTGCAGTTCCGCGGCGCGCCCATGAGTCTCGACCCCGCCCTGCAGGGCACGGCGAGCGGCTCGATCTTCACGGTGCTCGCCTACGACCCGCTGATCTACAAGGCCCCCGACGGCAGCCTCCAGCCGAACCTCGCGACCGAGTGGGAGTTCACCTCCGATGACATGACGACCTTCCAGGTCACGCTGCGGGAGGGGGTGACCTTCGCCGACGGCGAGACGATGGACGCCGAGGCGGTCAAGGCCTCGTTCGAGTACTTCCTCGAGAAGGGCGGGCCGAACCTGTCCTCGGTCGGGCCGATCGACTCCGTCGAGGTCGTCGACGACCTCACGGTCGCGATCCACTACTCCGAGCCGTTCTCGGATGCGCCGGCCTCGCTGAACCAGCTGTCGATGATGGGCAACGTCATCGGGCCGGAGGGGCTGGCGGATCCGGACAGCCTGCTGCGGAGCATGGACGGAGCCGGACAGTACCTCTACAACCCCGACGCGTCCGTGCCCGACTCGGAGTACGTGTACGACCGCAACCCCGACTACTGGAACCCGGACGCGCAGATGTGGGAGCGCGTCACGGTCCAGATCATCTCGGATCAGAACGCGGTGCTCAACGCGGCCAGTACCGGCCAGATCGACTTCGGTCTCGGATCCGCGCTGATGGCGGAGGCGGCCGAAGGCGCCGGGCTCGAGATCGCCTCCGTGCCCTTCTACAACTGGGAGCTGCGGCTCGCCGACACCGAGGGCGAGATCAATCCGGCGCTCGGCGACGAGCGCGTACGGGAGGCGATCGGTCTCGCGATCGACCGCGAGACCATCGTTGAGGCGCTGGGCGGCGAGTACATGGCGGTCAGCGACCAGATGGTCGTCGAGGGCATCGAGGGCCACAACGCCGACATCGGATGGGAGCACGATCCGGACCGTGCCCGCGACCTGCTCGCCGAGGCGGGGTACGAGGACGGATTCGAGATGAAGCTGCTCGACAGCGGTCTGCAGGACCCGGATTCGCGCATCGCCCAGGCCGTCTCGAGCAGCCTCTCGGAGGTCGGGATCGAGGTGGATCTCGTGGTCGACACGGTGAGCATCCCGTCGTTCATCGAGAAGGCGGAGACGCTGGAGTACGAGGCGACGATCTGGGCGTCCAACGGCGACGTCGGGAACACCTACCGCGGCTACCGCTCGACCGGATCGATGACGAACCCCTTCGGCTTCGTCGACGACGAGATGGAGTCGCTCTACGCCGAGAGCCTGCGGGTCGCCGGGGACGACCGCGACGCCGTCTATCAGGACATGAGCGCGCGCTGGCAGGAGCTGGCGTACTCCATCCCGGTCCTGACGGAGTACTACGTCAACTACATCGGCGCGGACGTGACGAACATCAATTCCTCGCCCGCGAACCCGGTCATGCTCCCGGTCGGTCCCCAGCCCGAGTACAACTGGCAGCCGACGAGCTGAACACGGCGGTGGGGCACGGCGAGCGTCCGTGCCCCACCGCTGTAGTGCGCGGCACCGACGCGAAAGGTCCCGCCGGAACGCCGGCGGGACCTTTCGCGTGTGCGTCTCAGCGCTGGCGGTCGCCGGGGGTCAGAAATACCTCGTCGCCGTCGACGGTGAAGCCCGTGTCCAGTCCCGCCTCGCGGCTGATGTCGCGCACGTAGTCGACGACGCGGTCGAAGCGTGGGTCGCCGGCCGAGAGCGGCTCGGGAACCGCCATGCGGTCGATCATGACGGGCCGGTACCGGACGCGGGAGGCCCCCGCCGCGTCGAGGTCGCAGTGCACGATCATCGACATCCGCGCATCGGGTGGGAAGTTGAACATCCCGCCGATGTCGGGCTCCCACCCGGGGTGGAGGCTCAGCAGGTGTCGGAACGACGGCCGCGCGGCGTGCTCGGCGTCCATCGGGAGCTCGATGGCGAAGTTGCCGAGGCTGTGGAAGATGGGCTTGCCCCGATGGAACTCGACGCCCTTCAGGATGTGTGCGTGGTGGCCGAGCACCATCTCCGCGCCGGCCTCGATCGCGGCCCGTCCGAGCGCCCGCTGGTAATCGGCCAGCTCCGCGCGCGTGAAGTGGATTCCCCAGTGGCACGACACGATCACGACATCGGCCTTCTCCTTGGCCGCCTCGATGTCGGCCACCATTGCCGCCTCGTCACCGGGGTGCGGCACCGTGTACATGCGATGCGGCGTGCCCGGCTGATCGGGTTCGATCGCCTCGTGAAGCGTGAAGGCGCGCAGCGGCGCGATGCCCGCGCGCTCGGCCGTCGCCCAATAGCTGTCCGGGAGGATGCTGCAATACGCGAGGAAGGCGACGCGGAGGCCGCCTCGTTCGACGATGCGCGGTGCTCGTGCCTCGTCGATGTTGCGCCCCGTCCCCAGCGGGATGAGCCCCGCGGCCTCGATCGCCTCGACGGTGTCGAGGAACCCTTCGGTGCCCCAGTCGAGCGAGTGGTTCGAGGCCCACGAGACGACGTCGAACCCCGCCCGGGCGAACGCCTCAGCCGCATCGGGGTGCGTGCGCGACGTGTGCTTGGTCTGCGGCACACGCGCCCCGCGCTCGGTGAGGGTCATCTCCAGCTGCATGAACGCGAGGTCGGCCGAGCGGATCTCGTCCGCCGTCTTCTCGAAAAGCGTGTCCACGTCGCGCCGCTCGGGACCGACGTCCCCGACCGCGCAGAACCGGACCGTGGGGACGTCTGTGCGCGTCACTTCGACCACGTGTACTCGCCCTCCACATCGATCGGGCTGTAGAGCGAATTCTCGTCGGTCACCAGAAAGCCTTCAATTTCGGGATTGACGTAGTAGACGGTCGACTGCACATACAGCGGCGCGAACCAGGCCTCCTCGACGACACGCTCGGAGAGCGCACGGTACGCCTCCGCCTGCGCGTCGGGGTCGATCGCGTCCGTCGCCTCGCGCCACAGCTGCGCGATCTGGTCGTCTTCCGACTGGAAGGGGTTCGCGGAGCCCCCGACGTCCTCGAGCAGCAGCGGCGCGAACTCGGATGCGACAGTGCGCATGCGCTGCATTGCCGCCGGATACTCGCGGCTCGCGACCTTCTCGTCGAACGCGGACGTGCTCACCGCGACGGTCTCGAGGTTCACCGAGATCCCCACGTTTGTGAGGTCGCCCATCACGGCTTCGGCGGACGTGCAGTTGCCGACCGTTTCGGCGCAGATGAGCGTCATCTCGAACCCGTCTGCGTAGCCGGCCTCAGCGAGGAGGTCCTTGGCGGCGTCGACGTCGTGCGCGTAGCGGCCGACGAGGTCCGGATCATACCCGGGCTGGCCCTCCGCCAGGATCTGCTCCGTCGGGACTCCGTATCCCCCGGGCAGCATCGACTCGGTGATCGCTTCGCGGTCGAGCGCCATGTTGATCGCCTGACGCACGCGCACATCGCCCAACGCGGGCACGATCTCGCCGCTCCGGTCGA
This genomic interval carries:
- a CDS encoding CapA family protein, giving the protein MSTLRSAEMMFVGDLILGADEVRGHFGDTGDTLRGADVAVGHVEWPHTRRGQVSSADLPAPAAPPDNLAVLGDVGITVATLAANHIFDQGQNGVEDTVSTLRELGIATTGAGSHSAAAREAATVERAGLSIGLLSYNAVGPRESWATPSKAGAAYVRIHAHYDVEMASPGSPPTEFTAIDAETLSAMCADIRELKERVDVVAVSLHKGLVFERARLAQYERPLAYAAIDAGADVVIGHHAHILRGVEVYKGRPIFHGVNHFVTAYPDSANPQSSASRARTRPTRSPILSLVDPDRDVQNFPFSRDARQTMIATVEVDASGVARAGFVPCWIDENARTHVAHGERGAQIVQYVRDITTEAGLAADIEWDGARAAFFTR
- a CDS encoding ATP-binding cassette domain-containing protein, which produces MTTPLLDVDDLSVEYRRGRKRTMAVRDVSFTIGEGETLGLVGESGSGKSTIGKAILGLVAAHRGTIRFAGRDITHLPRTERNALTSDIQVVYQDPYSSLDPTKPIGYTLAEPIQVHDPGPREQVAERVLAMLRRVGLGEDAATRYPAQFSGGQRQRIAVARALILSPKLVVCDEPVSALDLSIQAEVINLMAGLQRESGASFLFISHDLSIVHHISDRLVVLKDGQIVEQGDAAEIYRAPEDDYTKRLIAAAPVPDPDEQARRNAARLGQAPRRQSEETVLSAP
- a CDS encoding CapA family protein, yielding MTRTDVPTVRFCAVGDVGPERRDVDTLFEKTADEIRSADLAFMQLEMTLTERGARVPQTKHTSRTHPDAAEAFARAGFDVVSWASNHSLDWGTEGFLDTVEAIEAAGLIPLGTGRNIDEARAPRIVERGGLRVAFLAYCSILPDSYWATAERAGIAPLRAFTLHEAIEPDQPGTPHRMYTVPHPGDEAAMVADIEAAKEKADVVIVSCHWGIHFTRAELADYQRALGRAAIEAGAEMVLGHHAHILKGVEFHRGKPIFHSLGNFAIELPMDAEHAARPSFRHLLSLHPGWEPDIGGMFNFPPDARMSMIVHCDLDAAGASRVRYRPVMIDRMAVPEPLSAGDPRFDRVVDYVRDISREAGLDTGFTVDGDEVFLTPGDRQR
- a CDS encoding ABC transporter substrate-binding protein, whose amino-acid sequence is MFHRHTGRRALITAVLVTGGLVVSGCAADDAPAPDDPAAAAAGGDLNIQYFGDVVTLDPALSGQGPSANIIAFAYDPLIYMTPQGDYIPDLAVEWGYADDENTVFEFTLRDGVTFAGGADLDADAAVASMEYFLSSGGGAVAEVGEIDTVEAIDDATVRITYAEPFPHAPWTLSQYIKFGSIIGPDGLEDPSTLSTEMDGAGQYIFNADESVSNATYVFDRNPDYWNPEAQMYERVTVQAITDENAALSAIQTGQVDYTLGAPGTLDAAEAAGIEVLQVPFFNWGIHIADRSGDLVPALEDPQVREAIALSIDRQAIVDAIAPKTAQPSSQIMNEGAIGFVDGLEYPYDPDRARELLADAGYADGFSMPILSTNALDQNAIRAQAIVSYLEDIGIDVELTADSTGVSGFVEKAQSGEYAATIFPMSGTTMGLLYQTLRSGPRNPSATLDDEMESLFDESVTLDDEARLSLYEQMSERAYETAWHIPVFTANDLHYVGSDLAGVEVTNLNPIPITVAPDPGFAWHPAG
- a CDS encoding dipeptide/oligopeptide/nickel ABC transporter permease/ATP-binding protein; translation: MTARRQGSPRVFRGTGRNLFAATIRKPLGAVSLVYLAIVVAATVAAPWLAPHDPLQQRLDSVRLGPSAEFLLGTDALGRDILSRLLHGGQETMIGVAQALIVALALAIPLGIAAGFLGGWVDRLVMRVVDVTMAVPGIIVTLAVLAIFANSMTAAMVTFGALASGAVIRVIRSSVLGVREELYIDASRTIGLTNPQILVRHVLPRTLGVIIVQTALLAAIALGVQTGLAFLGFGPPPPSPTWGGMVGEASTMLQLHMWMIFPTAGIITITTLAFGLLGDAVRDANAERFTGGPRAHHREEAATRTIAPAGSRDERALLSVRGLTVAFGTRTAETVVLDGVDFDVHPGETVGLVGESGSGKTVTALAVLGLLAAGGRIVSGEIWFDGEDISGYSRAQYRKLRGKEIALISQEPMVALDPAFRVGFQVAEAVRSHERCSPAAAKKRALELLADVRLPDPRAVAKLYPHQLSGGMAQRVSIAIALAGRPRLLVADEPTTALDVTVQAEILDLLRQLQRDTEMSIMFVTHDWGVVADICDRAVVMYAGQVVERATVREVFADPLHPYTQGLRSSSPHHARRGEPMPAIGGMVPPPTDWPTGCHFAPRCPVATAACRESRIEERVFDHGRTGRCIRIPAEGTHEGRNAVMTR
- a CDS encoding ABC transporter substrate-binding protein codes for the protein MTNNRPKRPGSRARRAAAIVTAIGVGAALAACAPSAEGDSAPDPAAGASERGDELALQFRGAPMSLDPALQGTASGSIFTVLAYDPLIYKAPDGSLQPNLATEWEFTSDDMTTFQVTLREGVTFADGETMDAEAVKASFEYFLEKGGPNLSSVGPIDSVEVVDDLTVAIHYSEPFSDAPASLNQLSMMGNVIGPEGLADPDSLLRSMDGAGQYLYNPDASVPDSEYVYDRNPDYWNPDAQMWERVTVQIISDQNAVLNAASTGQIDFGLGSALMAEAAEGAGLEIASVPFYNWELRLADTEGEINPALGDERVREAIGLAIDRETIVEALGGEYMAVSDQMVVEGIEGHNADIGWEHDPDRARDLLAEAGYEDGFEMKLLDSGLQDPDSRIAQAVSSSLSEVGIEVDLVVDTVSIPSFIEKAETLEYEATIWASNGDVGNTYRGYRSTGSMTNPFGFVDDEMESLYAESLRVAGDDRDAVYQDMSARWQELAYSIPVLTEYYVNYIGADVTNINSSPANPVMLPVGPQPEYNWQPTS
- a CDS encoding ABC transporter permease, yielding MVAVLARRVLMAIPILVIVSVVMFILSSIVPGDQARTILGENATPQAVAALREQMGLDLPLYLQYLNWAWDAVRGDLGASIYSGQSVVTIVGARFPVTGSLMLLATITIAVVGGGLGLMSALRGGWVGRMLDTASLVGLAVPSFAIAILLVSVFAVTVRIFPATGYVAFSDDPVGWLWALVLPVFALSLGGTTLVAKQMRDSVLDALSRDYVRMMRANGIPERSIIFRHVVKNASIPSMTIVGVGAVACLTSTVFVENVFVLPGLGTLATQSTLNHDLPVLLGLGVFFTLMVIAINLVVDVMYGVLNPKVRIS
- a CDS encoding alpha/beta fold hydrolase — its product is MPIQKIADAELWFDEYGDDDARETVISSAMGFAGVGYPEGLAEAPSRYKVYTVQARGFGRSTRPTRPPSEGWLAQWADDVVAFADARGIDRFIYTGASHGAGIGWYIAMRRPERLKAFVSVVGAPHDRYGVTDSSEGRRAVIEARMNGDVDTVRGQLEVLGGWLHPDETERRARRDAFLDGAVAATMERDDDESRINQGMPFPEAKTNEALAEILKQVRVPTLMLAGMRDGIVSPEASLRAVMSVRDAKAVFFESEGHFMTQEVPERLIREVALFVDEINGRAEPTARHDTDRTKVDTI